TTGCCCTGATGCCCGATTCAGCATCACTCGCTGCATTGGCAGCCTGTTCGGCGCTGAGTGGCGCTGGTTTTGGCCTGTTCCAGACGCCTAACAATCGAACCATGCTTGCCGCGAGCCCATACGAGCGCAGCGGAGCGGCCGGGGGAATGCAGGCGGCCGCACGGCTGGTCGGTCAGACGGCAGGAGCTGCGTTTGCCGCCTTGGCACTTCATCTGGCCGGTCCTGCGGCGCGCTCCAACATCCTCGTCGCCGTCGCGATTTCGTCGGTGGCAGCGCTCACGGCGCTTTTCAAGGCGCGAAAGCGAGAAGAAAGCCGCGAAAGCAGGTAGAGGACGACAGCTTTGCAGGGAATGATTATCTGAACAGGCGGCGCGCTGCGCGAGGACTCGGTGCTGGCTGACAACAAACTCCTTAGGCGCACCGTCGCCTGGCGCTCCACAACCGTAACCGCGCACCGAGCTTCTAATTACATAGTTTGACAGCGTGGGGTTCCCAACCCCGCGATTACCTTCTGTAATTTGCATCCGCATCACCTGCCCCGACTTCGCCGATCGATTCGCCGCCCAGCAACACATAGCGCACCGATTCCTCGGCCGTTTCGACGAAGAGATGGTCGCCGTCGGTTAAGATGGCGAAGTCATGCTGGCGAAGCAGTCTGCGCTCGTCACCAATGTGCGCTTCTCCCGAAAGAATCTGGACTATGGCCGTCCAGCCACGAGGCAGCCGATGTCGGGCACTTGAGCCGGGTTCGTGGCTGATGTCCAGATACAGGCTCTGGACCTCGGTTCTGACCGCGGCTTCCAGTCCAGCAACATGACGGACCGTCACGCCATCTGTGCATGTGACGGGAACCTCTCCAGCCTCGCGTCGCGGCGGCAGTTGAGCCACATCAGGCAGTAGCGCGATCCAGCGCTGTACGCCGTGGGAAGGTTGATCACCCAACGGAGACTCGCTGTGCACCATTCCGGATCCCGCGAACAAGTGCATCGCGCGGCCGGCAGGCAGTTCGAGCCGGGTTCCGTCTGGCTCACGATGCTCCATCGTGCCGTCCAGCTGGTACGTCACCATCTCGACGCCCCGGTGGGGATGATACCCGAACCCGGCTGAGCCGGATGGGATGATATACTCGCCAAGGGCCATGAACGGGTTGGCATGCGGCAGGTTTCCTCCCGGAAGCGCGCGGTTGACCGTCGCCGGTCCCTCCCGACGGGGTGTCGCGGCGCGCGCGATCAAGACGCCCCAACCAGTGGGCGAGTTTACATCGGACATTTCTCTATCCCTCGACCGCCTATGAACAACGTAGGCCGCTGCCGCGACGCTACTTGTGAGCCGTTCGCCATATGGCGAACGGCAATCCGGCTAGCTGACCGGCCGATCAAAATCGCGGGCGAGATGGCCCCGGCCGGTCAGGTCTCCGCGTTCGAACATCCAGCCGTACCCGCCTTTCGGGTTGCTCAGTATCTCCCAGTAATTCTCGTCGGCGTCGCGGAAATAGAAGCTGTAGCTGCCATGCTGCACGATCGGCTCGGAAATATCGTGGAGTTGCATTTGTCGGCGTCGCGCAGGACGGTTCGGTAGGCTTCGTCAACCTTCGCATCCGTCTCCACGTCGATGCCGTTGTGATTAAGAAAGGGCATCACCGCCTCCTCACCGGGGGGTGATTTCACCACGACGTATACATGGTCCGCCAAAGCGGGCCCAAAGGGAGATTTTACTGGTGCGGACAGTCTCGAAGCCGGGGAATTTCTCGTAAAACGTCGCAAGAAGTCGATGTTGCGCGACTCCAGAGTGCCGTGAGAGATGAATTTGAGCTTGAGCGCCGGCTCGACGACTGCCTGAGAAGGTGCAGTGTCGGACGTAATGCTGACATCGGACATGGTTTTTTTCCTGGACCGATAGATCAATAACCTGCGCCGATCGTAATCTCGATGTCGCCTAGTCCTTCGACACCCCCTTCGATACGGTCTCCCGTAACGATGGCGGCCACGCCTGCTGGTGTGCCTGTATAGACAAGGTCACCCGGCTTGAGCGCTATCCCGTGGCTGAGCGTCGAGAGCAATTCAGGCACAGACCAGATGAGGTCGGCCGTCCGGGCGTCCTGCTTCGTCTCGCCGTTCACCTTCAACCATATACGAGCATCCTCGATGACGCCTGTCTGGGATATGGGGTGGATCGGCGCGCACGGGGCCGACTCGTCAAAGGCCTTCCCGAAATCCCAGGGCAGTCCGGCCTTGAGCGCAGCCATCTGGATGTCACGACGCGTAAGATCGATGCCCACGGCATAGCCGTAGATGTGGTTGTTCGCCTCCTCTGGCGAAATCTGGAAGGCTGGCTTCCCGATCGCGACGACCAGCTCGATCTCGTAATGGAACTCCTTGGTGAGTGTCGGGTAGCGCACGGTCGCCCCGCTTGGAACGATGGCGTCTGCCGGCTTGGAGAAGAAAAATGGCGGGTTTCGCTCCGGATCGCCACCCATTTCCTTGACGTGATCGCTGTAATTGCGCCCGACGCAGAAGATGCGGCGGACCGGAAACAGGTCGGTCGAGCTGGCGACCGGAACGGTAACGGTTTCAAGCGGTGGTACTACAAAGGTCATCATTCTCTCGCTAGAACTGAGTTGTCTAAAATTCGACGAGCAGGTCGGAAGCGATCTTGCCGAGGGGGCGGGTGGGGTCGGTCAACAGCCTAGAATCACCGCGCCAACCGCTCGCGATCAGCCTGCTCGATGGGCGAATGTCCCGCCCATTGTTCACGGTCGAGACACCACGAAGCACGCCGTTGCGAAAGTGGAATGCGGTTCCGGAGATCGACGTGCCGCGCCAGACCGTCTGGTCGCAATCAGCTGCCAAGCCGGCGACCTGAATGTTGGTCTCCAACTGGTCGGTCCAAAACCAAGGGACTTCCGCATAGGCATCGTCGATCCCCAGCATCGATCTGGCGACGTGCGCCCCATGCCGTCCCGCATGCTGCCATGCCTCCACTCTCAGGGAATGGCCGTAGGTCGGATGGTGAAAACTGGCGACGTCGCCAGCGGCGTAGATGCGCTCGAGGCTCGTGCGTCCACAGCCATCGACAACGACGCCGTTGTCGACCGCGCAGCCTGCTGCGCGGGCCAGGTCATCGTTTGGTATCACCCCGATCCCGGCGACGCACACATCCGCTGAATGCGTAGCTTCGCCAACCCGAACCAGGGCACCGCCGCGTCCATCCGCTTCCACTGCAATAGGGCCGCTTTCCAGGACGAGCGTCACGCCGGCCGCGCGGTGAAGATCAGCAAGCAGTGCGGAGATCTCGGGCGCGACGGCGCGGTGCATGAGCCTCGGCGCGGGATCGATCACGGTGACATCCAGGCCGAGCTCAACGGCGGTCGATGCAACCTCCAGGCCGATCACGCCCCCGCCCAGGACCACCACCGAGCGTGCCGCGCGAAGCGCGCTGCGTAGCCTGGCGGCGTCCTCCCGCGTACGGAGGTAGTGAACACCCGCCGGATCGCCTTGAAGCCTGCGCGCGCGCGCGCCGGTGGCCAGCAGGAGCGCGTCGTAGGAGACCACCTGGCCAGAGTCGCCGAGCCGCGCGCGGCGGGCTGCGGGGTCGATCTCAGAAATGCAAGTGTTCGGGATCAGTTCGATCCGCTCTGCCGCGAACCACTCGGCCGGACGAATCAGCCGTTCCGGCTCGTCATCAGATTTCAGCTGCTGCTTCGATAATGGGGGGCGTTCGTAGGGAATGCCTGCCTCGTCGGTTGCCAGCATCACGTGGCCGCCAAATCCACCCTCACGCAGCGCCGCGGCCGCAGCGACGCCGGCTTCGCCCGCGCCGACGATCAGGACTGTGCCGGTGGCCGGAAGCGACCAACGATTTTCCCGCTGCTCCTCGCCCAAAGGACCTGACACTAAACACTCCTTGCTTATTGCGGTATCATTAGCACAATGTGCAAATCACGCAACGGTGACGGTGCGCGTTTTCCTATGTGCAAATAGTTGTACTATGTGGCATAGAGTCAAGCAGGGAGAGCCTGGAGTTGTCGGTGAGCAAGAATCACACATGGCCTGAAGATGGGCGGGGGCGAGTGCCGTTCTGGGTCTATACCGATCCACAGGTGTATCGGGAGGAGATCGACAAGATCTGGTACGGCCCGCACTGGCTGTACGTCGGCCTCGAATGCGAGATTCCGAACGTCGGAGACTTCAAGACCACGACGCTTGGCGAACGCCCTGTCATCATGGTCAGGAGCGGGGTCGACGAGATTACGGTTGTCGAGAATCGATGCGCGCACCGGGGGCTGAAGTTCTGCCAGGAGCGGTTCGGCAACCGGCAGGATCTCCTTTGCCCTTACCACCAGTGGGCCTACTCGCTGAGGGGCGATTTGATCGGCGTGCCTTTCCGCCGCGGCGTGAAGAAGCAGGGCGGAATGCCGGCCGACTTTGATCCGTCCGCCAACGGTCTCCATCGCTTGCGCGTGGAGGAAGCCAATGGCGTCGTATGGGCGACATTCTCTGACGAGACGCCGTCCTTCCGCGAATATCTCGGCGAGCGCTTCTGGAAGCATTACACGCGCGTCTACGACGGTCGGAAGCTCGAGGTGCTGGGCTATAATCGGCAGCGCATCCCGGGAAACTGGAAGCTGATGCAGGAGAACATCAAGGACCCTTACCATGCAGGACTCCTACACGTGTTCTTCGTGACATTTGGCCTGTTCCGGGCGGACCAGAAATCAGCCGTCGACATCGATGACCTGGGCCGACACGGGATTTTGATCAGCCGCAAGGGCGAAAAGGAGCAGAATGAGGTCACCGCGGACATGCGGCAGTTCAAGAGCGACCTCGTCCTCAACGATCCTCGCATCCTCGACGTGGTGCAGGAATTCACGGGCGAGGAGACCGTCGGCATGATCACGATCTTCCCGAGCGTGATTCTACAGCAGCAGGTCAACTCTCTTACCACCAGGCAGATCGTACCATCTGGACCCGGGGCTTTCGACTTCCACTGGACCCATTGGACCTACGCCGACGACAGTTCCGAGATGAAGCAGCGCCGCACACGACAGGCGAACCTGTTCGGTCCGGCCGGGTTCGTTTCGGCCGACGACGGCGAGGTCATCGAGTTCAGTCAGCAGGGCTTCTCTCCCTCGGAGGACGAGGCAGCCCTGGTCACGATGGGCGGCCGCGAAATCGAATGCACCGACCACATGGTCACCGAAACGGCGATCCGCGGCATGTACGACTATTGGCGCAAGGTGATGGGCTATGCATGAAGCGATGGAATGCCAGGGTGCGGCCGGCGCTGGCCTCCTCAACTCGCGTGAAGCGATCCGCGATCTCTTCGATGACTATTACGCCACGCTGGATGCGGTGGATCTTGAGGCGTGGCCCAACTTCTTCACCGAAGACTGCGTATACCGAGTCATCTCGCGGGAGAATTACGAGCGAGGTTTCAGTCTAGCCACCATCGGGGCGGAAAGCCGCGGCATGCTCATGGACCGTGTCACTGGCCTGCGCACCACGCAAGTCTATGCGCCGCGCTATTACCGTCGCTTCGCCGGTCCGCTGAAGATCGGCCGGGGAGCCGATGGCGCGGTGCCGGTCGAACACAATTTGCTGTTAGTCCAGACCCTCATCGACAAGCAGTCCGAGATCATTCTTTCCGCGCGCTGCTACGATAGCGTCGTCGAAGTTGACGGTCGACTGGCGCTTGAGCGCCGGGACGTCGTCTTCGATTCGGAGATGATTCCTAACAGCCTCATCTACCCTGCATAGGATTTCCCCAAAATGCCTTGGATCAAGACGATTCCGACATCGGAGCTCGGCGAGGAGGGCCTTGCCAGCGCGCAGGCCGGCAACGTCTGGGTAGCACTGTATCGTGTCGACGAAGAATATTACGCCACTTCGGTAGTGTGCACGCATGGTCAGGCAAGCCTCGCGGACGGCTATCTCGAAGGCCACAATATCGAATGTCCGCTGCACCAGGGGACGTTCGACGTGCGCACGGGCAAACCGACCGGTGCCCCGTGCACCGTACCTGTTCGCACCTTCCGGGTGAGGGTCGAGGACGACGTGATTCTGGTCGAAGTCGGCCAGGGGGAGGTATGACATGTCGACGCTAGTCAACGACCAGCGCCAGCAGCTGGAGGGGCTGTACGATGAGATGCGCCCGAAGGGTCTGTACCCCTTGTGGGAGCATCTCGCCGCCCTTGTCACCCCGGAGCCTCGGGGCCAGACCAAGGCGGTCAAGTGGAACTTTTCCGAGATCAGAGACTATCTGATGCGTGCCGGCGATCTCATCAGCGCGCATGACGCAGAACGCCGTGTGCTCATCCTGGAGAATCCTGGCCTTCCCGGCACCTCCGGCATCACGTCAAGCCTTTATGCCGGGCTTCAACTTATCCTGCCCGGAGAAGTCGCACCTTGCCACCGCCACTCGCAGTGCGCCCTGCGCTTCGTGCTGGACGGCGACGGCGCTTTTACCGCGGTGGATGGCGAGAAAGCTGTCATGCGGCCCTTCGACCTCATACTCACCCCCAACTGGCAGTGGCACGATCACGGAAACGTATCTGGCAAACCGATGATCTGGCTTGACGGCCTCGACATCCCCACGGTCCACCACTTCGACGCGAGCTTCGCGGAGAAACTGGGTCAGGAGGCCATGTCAGAGAGCGCGCCAGCTGACGACAGCATGCGGCGCTATGGGCGCAACCTTCGCCCTATGCGGGGTTCGACGGCAGACCGCCGTCCCACAGAACTGCCGCTGTTCCACTATCCCTATTCGGAATGGCGTCATAGCCTTACCTCGCTGGCGGAGGCCGATGCTCCCGATCCACATCTCGGCCATGCGCTCGAGTTCCTTAATCCTGCCAACGGGGGGGCGATCATGCCGACGATTTCCGCCCACGTCCGCCTGTTGCCTGCCGGCTTTGAGAGTAGGGGGCGAAAGTCAACCGACGCCACGGTCTTCACCGTCGTCGAGGGCAGCGGCCAGGCGCAGATCGGCGAGATCGAGCAAGGTCTCAAGCATGGCGACATCTTCGTCGTGCCCTCTTGGCACACGTTACGCATTCGGGCGACGGATGAACTTGTGCTGTTCGGCTATTCCGACCGTGCGGCCCAGGAGAAGCTCGGACTCTATCGAGAGGCAAAAGCATGACTCAACTATTCGAACTTCCGGCCGCGGTCACCGCACCAGTCGCCGGCGAGCAGCATGGTTTTCCGGTTCGGCGGATTTTCTGTGTGGGGCGGAATTACGCCGAGCACGCCCGGGAGATGGGCAAAGATCCAGAACGTGACCCGCCATTTTTCTTCACCAAGTGGGCAGAGACGGTGGTGTTCGACGGCACCACGGTCCCCTATCCCCAGAAAACCGGCAATTTTCATTACGAGGCCGAACTGGTCGTCGCGATCGGCCAATCTGGCCGCAACCTCTCGCGCGAAGAGGCGCTCGACCACGTCTACGGCTACGCGACCGGGCTCGACATGACGCGCCGCGACTTGCAGCTCGAAGCGCGCAGCAGCGGGCGTCCCTGGGACACGGGCAAGAATGTCGAAGCGAGTTCGCCCCTCGGTTTGATACATCCGGCAGCCGCCTCGGGGCATCCCGAGACGGGCGCTATCCGCATGCGGGTCAACGGTGAAGTCAGGCAAAGCGCCGACCTCGCCGACCTGATTTGGCCCGTTGCCGACATCCTCGTCTTTCTCTCCGGGCTTTATCGCATCGAGCCGGGTGACCTCGTCTACACGGGCACTCCGGCCGGTGTCGGGGCGGTTGTCGAAGGTGACGAACTCCGGGTGGAGATCGACGGCCTTACTGCTGTGAACGTGCGCGTCGGGCCGCCCGCCGCATGATCCTCCATGGATATTTTCGGTCGACGGCGAGCTGGCGTGTCCGGATCGCCCTTGCGCTCAAGGGCTTAACGGTGACGCACAGCTCTCATCACCTGCGAAAGGGCGAGCAGCGCGCGGCAAACTATCTCGCAGTCAACCCTCAAGCCCTCGTGCCGGCCCTGGAGCTCGACGACGAGGTGGTCCTGACCCAGTCGCTCGCTATCATCGAGTTCCTGGACGAGCTCCATCCGGACCCGCCGCTCTTGCCCGCCGACCCGGTCGACCGCGCGATCGCTCGGTCGATTGCACTGGCGATCGCGTGCGACATCCACCCGATTCAGAACCTCAAAATTCTGGACCGGGTTCGGCAAATTGGGGGGCAGGAGGCGGCAGACGACTGGGCGCGGACGACGATAATGGATGGCCTCGCAGCGACGGAACAGCTGATCCAGCGGCGGGGAGGCCGGTTCTGTGTGGGCGATCAGCCGACGCTCGCCGACATCTGCCTGGTGCCCCAGCTCGGGAATGCGCGACGGTTCGGAGTCGAGCTGGTATGGCCCCGCATTGCCGCTGTCGACGAGGCCTGTGCTGCAATGCCGGAGTTCGCTGGGGCCGTGCCCAACCGCCAGGCCGACGCCTATTGAACCAACGACTGCTTCTAACTCGATAAGGTTTGACTAAGCTGCCTCGGTTTGAGTTGGTGAAGGATCGGTCTCGCGGCAGCGCCAGACGCTTATCCTGCCTGAAAGGCAGGAGCCCAGTCGCGGTGCGAAGCAGCCTGCACCTTCGCTTTGTCATGTCCTTGATCGTAGCGCTGCCCTCGGTGAAATCGGGCACGCAACACCCATGCGCCGGGGATAGCTCAGGCTTCCGTAGGAGTTCGCGTCTTGCTTGGCTGAGCCTTCGATTTCGACCTCCGGGGGGGCTGGCGCGTCGGCCACGTCCCTCCCAGGCATTCCGTGAGATATTTGCACGCGCCTTGCAACTGGGTGATCGTCTCTTGATCGTCCCCGCTGCTGCCACGAGCCTCATTCGATAACGCAGAGGCGACAAGAACAAGCCGGCCCTGGAGATCGAAAACAGGAGCCGCGGCAGCACGCAAGCCCGGAATAAGATCCCCACGGACCACCGCCACCAGTTCAGCCGCAACCTGTTCGCGGATCGACTCGGCGTCCCGGACGAAATGCAACTCGTCCTCCATCGCACCGTGTTCAAGGCGGTCGACGTGCGCCCGGTCGCCGAAGGCGTAGAAGACCCGCCCGGTAGCGGAACGCAGCAGTGGCAGCACCGAACCGATTGCGAGTGAGGTGATTACCGGGGGCGAACCATCGAACCAGCGAACGATCGTCGGCCCTGCATCGCCCCAGATCGCCACAAGCAGGGTGCGACCGGTCGATTGCGCAAAGTCGCGGAACACTTCATCCGCCATTCGAAAGACATCGATCCGCGCGAGGGCCGCCAAGCCTATCCGAATCGCCCCGGAGTCCAGATCGTACGAACCCGACCTCTGCTCCTGCTTCACCATTCCTGCATCTATCAGGCTGCTTAGATAGCGATGAGTCTGACTTGCTGAGAGATCCGCGCTTTGTGCAATCGTGGTCAACGTCGCTGCTCCCCGTTGAGAGGCCAGCGCTGTCAGCACACGCAGGCCTATTCCCACGGACTGGATGCCCCGACGGGTGTCCGCAGATCGGGTGGCTTGGGTCGGTTTCAAGGTCATACCGAACCGTAGAGCAATTCGATTGGAAAAACGAGGACAGGGGGGGTGGGGTTGCCTCGTAGTCCGTCCGCCATCCTTCGATGATCCGTCTCGCCGCAGCGATGGGAACAGGTGCTCTTCGTCTAATCGCGTCGGATGCAAGGGTTCTCTGAGATGGCATTGACAGTAGCAAGGTCGTCGTCGCGGCCGGCATGTGCCGCCGCATGATGGGGTCTCGCGGGGCGACCCCTCCAAAGTTCAGGACGCAATCCGTTGCCATGGGGGCGGCGGATGCAACGAACGTCGCGGAGTGGATCGGCCTCCGTACCGCCAGGACGTCTCGCGGCGCCCTGCGACGCGGACGCGCTCGGGTGTCAAGCTTAGGCGAGCTCACCAGTCTTCACGCCACGCGTGACCTAGCAACCCTGAATATGCGCGTCGTCATGGCCGCGGCCGACGCCGAGGCTAGCCGATCGCTTGCTTTGTCGGCGATCAGCAGCTGCGACCGCGTAGGAACACACGGGGCAGCATTTGAACGCCGCTCCCGGTGGCGTATACGGTCAGGGTTCGACAATACCGACCACCGCGCGCTCACAGCCGCACAGACAGATGCGGACGCCGATGCACGTCACAAGATCGGCGCTTACGACGCGGTCGCTCGCATGCGGCGCGACCTGACCGTGGCACAGCGCGAAGCCGAGCAGAAATTCAGCAAGATCCCGGGTTCGATCGACGCGCCAGTGGCCGACTTGCGGTCGTCACTCGGGGCGGATCTGCGGCGGGCGAAATTCGAATGGCGCGGGAGTCTGGGCGCGAAAACCAGGCTGTGGGGCAATTGCCTGCATGAACGAGCCATTCTTTGGCAGGCGGCAGCCGCCTTCATCGTGATCCTGATCAACCCGTACGCCATCCGGCTGTTCTGCTATATCGTGCTAGCGCCGATCGCGATGCGGCGACCCGCTATCCGCATCCATGCGCCGGCCGGCAGCGCGATCGTGCCGCCGGCCGCGCGTTCACAGACCTCGGTCGGAATACGGCTGGCGGCGGGGCACGAACTGCTCGTGCGGCAGGATCATCTCTAGACCGCCTCGCCTGGCGGCGCCAAGGGAAAACAGTGGTTCCTGGACTGGCGTCACCCCGTCAGCAGCCTTGCAGCCAAGGCTCAACTTTCTAATGCGCATCCGCAGCGAAGGCGAGGCCACCACCATCTCGGCTGCCCGTGACCCCTTGCCGAGGTGATGGTGCTGCAAATTCCCGAATAGGCGGCATGCGTCCCTAAACCGCGCGCACTGGCCGCAATCGTCCAGCCGGTCGACCGGCCGCTTCGCGTTTCAACACACTGGCGGCTGACGTCGCTCAATGCGTGGCTGACCTTGCAGCTGCGCCACATCGCTTTTCATGGACCCCCGAGCTGGTTCTCAAGGGCGGACGGGGGGGGGGGCGCATCGGGGCGTCGGAGCGGGGCGTGTCTTCGGCCAAGCGCAGCTGATCGGCTTCTCTGCCGATCTTGCCTATTCGGTGACGAGAACGGTGACCTTCTCGTCTTACTTGCTGGGATGGGAGCAATTGCTCAAGGATCGCGTGGAAGGGGGCAGTGGCATCCTGATCCTCGAAGAGGCCCTTGGTGCCCGGTGGGGGCGAGGCCACGCCAAACACGGCATCGAGGGAATGATAGACGCCGCGCTGAAAGTCTTCGGCCTTTAGCCGCACAGGTTGCGACCCGTTCCCCGACGGCCCTTCGCTCCTTCTAAAATGCGCTGCCGCTGCCTCTCTTCGATCTCCGGACGGCACATCATGTCGGAATTGAGTAGAGCGGTGCATCCGCCTCCGTTGTCGCTGATCGCCGGCGCGCGGCAGGAAAGGTTCCCGTGAACAAGAAACTCAGGATGGCAGACCGCTCGATCGCCAGACAAAGCGCCCAACAGATCGCCATCGTCGCAATCAGGATAAGCGAAAAGTCGATGGCAGGCGAGATGGCGACTGGCTTGGCCAGAGTGAACAAGCCGATCAGGACCGGCATGTGAAAGAGGTACAGGACGAAGGATCCGGCAACCAGGCGATCGATCGTCCGGCTCGGACGGTCGAACCAGGTGCGAGCGCATGCGATCGTCACCTGAGAGGCGGTCAGCGCGGCGACGCCGCCGATAAAACTGGTCACCATGTCGTCGCCATGGGGCGACCAGCCGACGCCGTAGGCCACCGTCGCGGCGGCGACCGCCGCCACCGGCCAGGAGAATCTGCCGAATGCGTCGAGCAATCGATGGCTGCGCTGGAGGAGAAATCCGACAAGGAAGTAAGGCGCGAAAACGATCAGTTCGTTGAGACGCAGACTGTCCTGGAGCAGGTCGGTCGTCCAGCCGGCGCGGTGGAAACCTTCCATCGCCACTGCCTCATACGCTCCGATCAGTCCCGCAACGCCGACCAGCACGAACGGCATCGCCAGTGCCAACGCCGTGTCCAGTCTTTCGCTGAAACGCCATGCCGCCAGGGAAGGGCGCAGCGCCGTCAGCCCCGCGATCAGCGTCGACAGATAGACCAGCACGATCAGGAACCACAGGTGTCGGACCCAATAGCCGCCCGAAATCGCGGACTGGTGCTTCCACTCGCGTATCGCTGCTTGAAGTGGGCGCCCGCTCAGCTCCGCGAAGATATTCATCGCGGGAACGAGGAGGAGGATGCTGGACAGGAACGGCACGCCCAGACGCACGATCCGGGATCGCCACCATCTGCCCGGAGTACGTCGCTGGAGCAGCATCGCCGCG
This DNA window, taken from Sphingomonas sp. AP4-R1, encodes the following:
- the maiA gene encoding maleylacetoacetate isomerase → MILHGYFRSTASWRVRIALALKGLTVTHSSHHLRKGEQRAANYLAVNPQALVPALELDDEVVLTQSLAIIEFLDELHPDPPLLPADPVDRAIARSIALAIACDIHPIQNLKILDRVRQIGGQEAADDWARTTIMDGLAATEQLIQRRGGRFCVGDQPTLADICLVPQLGNARRFGVELVWPRIAAVDEACAAMPEFAGAVPNRQADAY
- the gtdA gene encoding gentisate 1,2-dioxygenase; its protein translation is MSTLVNDQRQQLEGLYDEMRPKGLYPLWEHLAALVTPEPRGQTKAVKWNFSEIRDYLMRAGDLISAHDAERRVLILENPGLPGTSGITSSLYAGLQLILPGEVAPCHRHSQCALRFVLDGDGAFTAVDGEKAVMRPFDLILTPNWQWHDHGNVSGKPMIWLDGLDIPTVHHFDASFAEKLGQEAMSESAPADDSMRRYGRNLRPMRGSTADRRPTELPLFHYPYSEWRHSLTSLAEADAPDPHLGHALEFLNPANGGAIMPTISAHVRLLPAGFESRGRKSTDATVFTVVEGSGQAQIGEIEQGLKHGDIFVVPSWHTLRIRATDELVLFGYSDRAAQEKLGLYREAKA
- a CDS encoding acyltransferase family protein, translating into MMLGLPYHVALLYQPGGWIVAVGKQSAALGWLASVIHQFRMPAFFIVAGYFAAMLLQRRTPGRWWRSRIVRLGVPFLSSILLLVPAMNIFAELSGRPLQAAIREWKHQSAISGGYWVRHLWFLIVLVYLSTLIAGLTALRPSLAAWRFSERLDTALALAMPFVLVGVAGLIGAYEAVAMEGFHRAGWTTDLLQDSLRLNELIVFAPYFLVGFLLQRSHRLLDAFGRFSWPVAAVAAATVAYGVGWSPHGDDMVTSFIGGVAALTASQVTIACARTWFDRPSRTIDRLVAGSFVLYLFHMPVLIGLFTLAKPVAISPAIDFSLILIATMAICWALCLAIERSAILSFLFTGTFPAARRRSATTEADAPLYSIPT
- a CDS encoding fumarylacetoacetate hydrolase family protein; amino-acid sequence: MTQLFELPAAVTAPVAGEQHGFPVRRIFCVGRNYAEHAREMGKDPERDPPFFFTKWAETVVFDGTTVPYPQKTGNFHYEAELVVAIGQSGRNLSREEALDHVYGYATGLDMTRRDLQLEARSSGRPWDTGKNVEASSPLGLIHPAAASGHPETGAIRMRVNGEVRQSADLADLIWPVADILVFLSGLYRIEPGDLVYTGTPAGVGAVVEGDELRVEIDGLTAVNVRVGPPAA
- a CDS encoding aromatic-ring-hydroxylating dioxygenase subunit beta, translating into MHEAMECQGAAGAGLLNSREAIRDLFDDYYATLDAVDLEAWPNFFTEDCVYRVISRENYERGFSLATIGAESRGMLMDRVTGLRTTQVYAPRYYRRFAGPLKIGRGADGAVPVEHNLLLVQTLIDKQSEIILSARCYDSVVEVDGRLALERRDVVFDSEMIPNSLIYPA
- a CDS encoding aromatic ring-hydroxylating dioxygenase subunit alpha, coding for MSKNHTWPEDGRGRVPFWVYTDPQVYREEIDKIWYGPHWLYVGLECEIPNVGDFKTTTLGERPVIMVRSGVDEITVVENRCAHRGLKFCQERFGNRQDLLCPYHQWAYSLRGDLIGVPFRRGVKKQGGMPADFDPSANGLHRLRVEEANGVVWATFSDETPSFREYLGERFWKHYTRVYDGRKLEVLGYNRQRIPGNWKLMQENIKDPYHAGLLHVFFVTFGLFRADQKSAVDIDDLGRHGILISRKGEKEQNEVTADMRQFKSDLVLNDPRILDVVQEFTGEETVGMITIFPSVILQQQVNSLTTRQIVPSGPGAFDFHWTHWTYADDSSEMKQRRTRQANLFGPAGFVSADDGEVIEFSQQGFSPSEDEAALVTMGGREIECTDHMVTETAIRGMYDYWRKVMGYA
- a CDS encoding fumarylacetoacetate hydrolase family protein; the encoded protein is MMTFVVPPLETVTVPVASSTDLFPVRRIFCVGRNYSDHVKEMGGDPERNPPFFFSKPADAIVPSGATVRYPTLTKEFHYEIELVVAIGKPAFQISPEEANNHIYGYAVGIDLTRRDIQMAALKAGLPWDFGKAFDESAPCAPIHPISQTGVIEDARIWLKVNGETKQDARTADLIWSVPELLSTLSHGIALKPGDLVYTGTPAGVAAIVTGDRIEGGVEGLGDIEITIGAGY
- a CDS encoding pirin family protein, with product MSDVNSPTGWGVLIARAATPRREGPATVNRALPGGNLPHANPFMALGEYIIPSGSAGFGYHPHRGVEMVTYQLDGTMEHREPDGTRLELPAGRAMHLFAGSGMVHSESPLGDQPSHGVQRWIALLPDVAQLPPRREAGEVPVTCTDGVTVRHVAGLEAAVRTEVQSLYLDISHEPGSSARHRLPRGWTAIVQILSGEAHIGDERRLLRQHDFAILTDGDHLFVETAEESVRYVLLGGESIGEVGAGDADANYRR
- a CDS encoding NAD(P)/FAD-dependent oxidoreductase → MSGPLGEEQRENRWSLPATGTVLIVGAGEAGVAAAAALREGGFGGHVMLATDEAGIPYERPPLSKQQLKSDDEPERLIRPAEWFAAERIELIPNTCISEIDPAARRARLGDSGQVVSYDALLLATGARARRLQGDPAGVHYLRTREDAARLRSALRAARSVVVLGGGVIGLEVASTAVELGLDVTVIDPAPRLMHRAVAPEISALLADLHRAAGVTLVLESGPIAVEADGRGGALVRVGEATHSADVCVAGIGVIPNDDLARAAGCAVDNGVVVDGCGRTSLERIYAAGDVASFHHPTYGHSLRVEAWQHAGRHGAHVARSMLGIDDAYAEVPWFWTDQLETNIQVAGLAADCDQTVWRGTSISGTAFHFRNGVLRGVSTVNNGRDIRPSSRLIASGWRGDSRLLTDPTRPLGKIASDLLVEF
- a CDS encoding IclR family transcriptional regulator — its product is MVKQEQRSGSYDLDSGAIRIGLAALARIDVFRMADEVFRDFAQSTGRTLLVAIWGDAGPTIVRWFDGSPPVITSLAIGSVLPLLRSATGRVFYAFGDRAHVDRLEHGAMEDELHFVRDAESIREQVAAELVAVVRGDLIPGLRAAAAPVFDLQGRLVLVASALSNEARGSSGDDQETITQLQGACKYLTECLGGTWPTRQPPRRSKSKAQPSKTRTPTEA
- a CDS encoding non-heme iron oxygenase ferredoxin subunit, which produces MPWIKTIPTSELGEEGLASAQAGNVWVALYRVDEEYYATSVVCTHGQASLADGYLEGHNIECPLHQGTFDVRTGKPTGAPCTVPVRTFRVRVEDDVILVEVGQGEV